Proteins co-encoded in one Pseudophryne corroboree isolate aPseCor3 chromosome 1, aPseCor3.hap2, whole genome shotgun sequence genomic window:
- the LOC135066919 gene encoding uncharacterized protein LOC135066919, with the protein MADVDQQGQDQQATITLQLTPVDPSQPIQLQDIPQASMSPQLAQAPPQTQIPDDFWASWTSQQAQSNASLTAHTQHLASLPHHLPRISRNSGRLIVQVGRIATSMEQIRADNNQMLAHLTRIIDEQQRHQQALVQLIQHNQVVNESLSRIVASHTATNTQLNASINNLSNNITLMAAQQVTSSSGTTTPIQTPVTPGVPPEHVPVSQHKAQHPAHTSEKNNNFDKCYLNNKNLDLTNTQLPVSVSNIVEAAMYVCMFFMGND; encoded by the coding sequence atggccgacgtggaccagcagggacaagaccaacaggcaaccatcacactgcaacttacacctgttgacccgagccagccaatacagctgcaggatatcccccaagcctccatgagtccacaactggcacaagctccaccccaaacacaaataccagatgacttttgggccagttggacaagccaacaggcccaaagcaatgccagcctgaccgcacatacccaacaccttgccagtctgccccatcatctaccgcgcattagtcgcaactcgggcagactgattgtacaagtaggccgaatcgcaacatcgatggagcaaataagggctgacaacaaccaaatgctggctcatttaacgcgcatcattgatgagcaacagcgccatcagcaggcactcgttcaactcattcagcacaaccaggttgtgaatgagtcgttatcccggattgtagccagccacactgcaaccaacacacaactgaatgctagcattaataatttgagcaacaacataacattgatggcagctcaacaagtgacctccagctctgggaccacgacccctatccaaacgccagtaacccctggcgttcctccagagcacgtgccagtgagccagcacaaagcacagcacccagcacacacaagcgaaaaaaataacaatttTGACAAATGttatttaaacaataaaaatttggatttgacaaacacacaacttcctgtgtccgtctcaaacattgttgaagctgctatgtatgtatgtatgtttttcatgggtaatgactga